The sequence CGGCCTCGGAGGGCTGCCGCGCCGGGGCTCAGCGGCGATCCGCCTCGCCGACCGCTCGGTGACCGCGTTCGACCCGGGCGTCGGCGGTCGCGCGATGATCCCGCTTCCGAGTGGCGAGCTCCTCGTTGGCGGTGACTTCCGGTCCACCAGCCACAACTCGTCGAGTGGGATCGGCTGGTTCCTACCAGACGGGAGCACAGCGGTCCCGGCGCAGGGCGGCGGCACCGGCACGAGCCCGGGCACGGGCGGCGGCAACGGCCCGAGTCCGGGCGGCGGCAACGGCAACGGCGCGGGCGGCGGCGACGGCACGGGCGGCACACTCGGCGACGCTGCCCCGGACGGAGGCACCGGGGCCGGTGGCGATACCGGCGCGGCCGACGGCACGAACCTCGGCGGCGCGGGCCGCACCGGCGCGTCGAGCAGCGGCGAGCCCGTGGACGCTCGTGCGCGCGGCTCCCGCGTGCGTGTGGCCTTCGCCTCACGGCGGGTCTCGCGCGGGCGGGTCTCGGTGCGGGTCGCTTCGCCGGCCGGTGGGCGCGTGACCGTGCGTGTGCGGCTCGCGAGCGGCCGACGGACCGTGCTCGGCCGGGCGACCGTCACGCTGCGTCCCAGCGTTGCGCGCGTCGTGCGGATTCGAGTCGCCGGGCGCGCCGTCCGGCGAGCGGTCGTGGCCGAGGCCGAGGCGACGGTTAGCCGCGCGGTCCGTCTGCGCTGATCGCGCGGCCGTCAGCGGGCGACGTGCATGCCCAGCGCGCGCGGTGCGGCGACGGCCGCGCGCGTGATCAGGTCGACGCGGCCGCCCTGCTCCTCCAGGCGCTCCTTGCGCAGGAAGGCACGCCGGACCATCGTCCCGCCGGTGATGGCGAACGGCTCCGACGGCACGCGGACCGGGCTCGGATCGGTCACCGCGAGGTCCGTGGACTCGCCGCTGGCGAGGGCGGCCAGCGCGCGCCCCGCGAGGTGCGAGGGGCCGACGCCGTTGCCCGTGAAGCCGAAGGCGTAGTGCACCGGGCCGTCGTCGAGCGTGCCGATCTGCGGGAGGTGGCTCGGCGAGACGTCGATCGGGCCGCCCCAGGCGTGGGTGACCGCCCGGCCGGTGAGCTGCGGGAACATCTCGACCAGGTGCGCGTGGGTCTCGTCGGCGACCTCGGGGTCGACCTCGACCTTGCCGTGCAGGCGCGCTCCCGCGGCGAGGCGGCCTCCGCCCCACCCGAAGGCGATCCGGCCGTCGCGGGTCGTGCGGAAGTAGTGCACGAACGTGCGCGCGTCGGTGATGCACTCGCCGCCTGACCAGCCGAGCTCGTCGAGGACGTCCGGGACCGGCTCGGTCAGGACGATGTGCGAGGAGGTGACGCTCAACCGGTTGCGCAGCGGCGGCACCGCGCGGGTGGCGGCGTTCATGGCCAGCACGGCGGCGCCCGCCCGGACGCGACCGCCGTCGGTCTCGACCACGACCTCGCGCGGCCCCGAGCGCAGCGCGTTCACGCGCGAGCGCTCGCGGATCACGTCCAGCAGCTTGGACCGCAGGCCGAGCGCGAGCCGCGCCGGCTGGACCGTGGCGTCGTCGGCGACGAGCAGGCCACGGCGGAAGCGAGGCGAGTCGCAGCGCGCGCGGGTCTCGGCCTCGGTGAGCGCCCGCACGCGGTCGCCCGGCGCCGCGGCCAGGATCTCGTCCAGCACCGCGTCGTGCGCCGGCGCCGTGGACGCCATCACGTAGCCGCCCGGCGTGAACCAGGCGTCCACGCCCTGCGCCTCGCACCACGCGCCGATCGAGCGCACGCTGTCCGCGGAGGCGTCGCACAGCTCGAGCGCACGGTCGCGGCCGAACCGCTCGACCAGCGACGGGAAGTGCGTCCACAGCGTCTCGCAGAAGCCGCCGTTGCGCCCGCTCGGCCCGTGCCCGCACAGATCGGCCTCCAGCAGCCGCACCGACGCGCCACGCTCGCGCAGCTGCCAGGCGGTCCACATGCCGGTGTAGCCGCCGCCGATGATCACCACGTCGGCGTGCTGCTCGCCCTCCAGGACGGGCGCGGGCGTGACCGGACCGGCTTCGGAGAGCCAGTAGCCGTGAGCGGTATGAACCATCAGCCGACGTAGAAGCGCTGCGACGCGTCGGCCAGCACGGCCTCCGTCTTCGCGGCCATCTCCTCGAGCTCCTCGCGCGTGGACGTGAGCGGAGGCGCGAGGTGCAGGACGGCGTCGCCGCGATCGTCCGGGCGGGCGATCAGGCCCTCCTCGAGCAGCCGGCCGGAGAGGAAGCCGCGCAGCAGCTTCTCGCGCTCCTCGGCGCTGAAGCGGGACGCCTCGGCGTCGCGGACGAGCTCCAGCGCCCAGAAGAACCCCGCCCCGCGGACGTCGCCGACCATCGGCACGCGCTGCTTGATGCCCTCGAGCAGCTCGCCGATGTACGGCTCGAGCGCCCGCACGTTCTCCAGCACGCCGTCGCGCTCGAAGATCTCCAGGTTGCGCAGCGCGACCGCGCTCGCCACCGGGTGCCCGGCGAACGTGATCCCGTGCATGAGCATGCGGCCGTCTTCGTACAGCGGCTCGGCGATCTTGTCGGAGACCAGCACGGCGCCCATCGGCGCGTACGCGGACGTGATGCCCTTCGCGCACGTGATCAGGTCCGGCGCGACGCCGTACCGAGCGGACGCGAACCACTCGCCGATGCGGCCGAAGCCGGTGATCACCTCGTCGGCGACCAGCGCGATCCCGTACTTGTCGCACAGCGCGCGCAGGCCGGGCCAGTACCCCTCGGGCGGGACGAGGCAGCCGCCGGCGTTCTGGACGGGCTCGGCGATCAGCATCGCCACGGTCTCCGGGCCGGCCTCGACGATCGTGCGCTCGGCGTCCTCGAGCAGGCGGCGCGTGAACGCGGCCTCGTCCTGGGCCTCGGGGTCGCGGTACGCGTTCGTGTTCGCGATCCGCGTGACCGGGATCGGGGCCGCGCCGAACGGCTCCTTCATCGGGCGCACGCCGGTGAAGCTCAGCGCGCCCAGCGTCACGCCGTGGTAGGCGATCTCGCGCGCGATCGCCTTCACGCGCTGCGGCTCGCCCTTGGCCAGGTAGTGCTGGCGGACGATCTTCCAGGCGGCTTCGACGGACTCGGAGCCCCCGTTGGTGAAGAACACGCGGTTCAGGTCGCCGGGCGCGCGCTCGGCCAGCGCCGCGGCGAGCTTGATCGACGGCGGGTGCGCGGTCGCCCAGTTCGTGTTGAACGCGAGCGTCGACATCTGCGCCGACGCGACCGACGCCATCTCCTCGCCGTAGGAGTAGCCGATCTGGCAGCAGAACAGCGAGCTGAGGCCGTCGAAGTAGCGCTTGCCCTCGGTGTCGAAGACGTACGAGCCCTCGCCGCGCTCCAGGACGAGCAGCGGCTTGCCGCCCGGCCCGAAGGCGCCGTTGCGCGTGAAGTGCATCAGCAGGTGCCGGTGCGCCTGCTCCTGGAGCGAGTCGAAGCCAACCGTCTCGGGCGCTGTCATGGGCTCCATGCTCGCCCGCGCTTCCCGGACCTGGCAATAGGCGGAACGTCGCGACCGGTCACGCTGACGCCGACAGACCGTCACGCTGGACGAATAGGCCGCTTGTCGCTTTTCGAACGAGGGCACACCATGCCCCCAGTGACGCGATGGATCGTTCTCGCCGTGCTCGCCGCCGTCGGCGCCACGCTGCTGATCACCTGGCCCGAGGTCAAGGAGGAGACGGGGCCGCAGAAGGCCGCGTCGCTCTACGGCTTCCGGTGCAAGGCGCCGTGCGCGTACGGACCGTCGTACGTCGCCTACCGGGCGAGCAAGCTGTTCGCCACCGACGTCAAGCCCGGCGCGTGGGAGGACAAGCCACTCAACCCGACGCCCTCGATCGGTGCGATCGCCGACTTCGGCGACGGCCATGTCGCCTTCGTCGAGGACGTGCTGTCCTCCGGCGCGATCGAGATCAGCGAGCTGAGCGAGCGCACGCTGACGCGACGGACCGTCACGCTCGACGACGGCTGGCCTCGCGGCTTCCGGCTGGTCGGCGCGCGGCCCGCGCCCGGCCCGGACGACGGTACCCCGCCGACCGGCGACCTCAGCGACATCTAGCTCGGGCCGAACGGGCGCCGCGCCGGAACCCGCCGCACCGCTGGCAGGTCGCCGTACGCCTCGGAGTCCCGGGTGGTCGTGCGTTCCACGCTCGCGCCGTAGCGCGCCGCGGTCGCGTTCGCGATCCAGGTGACGGCGCGCCGGGGGTCCGGGCTGCCGAACATCAGGATCGCGCACGGCTCGTCGCCGGCGCCGACCGTGATGTGCGCCGTTCCGGGCGGTGAGTGGAAGTAGTCCCACTGGCGCATCCGGCGCTCCTCGCCCTCGACGACGGCGACGCACTCGCCGCTCAACACGAGGAAGCCCTCCTGCGCGTCCTCCTCGTGGTAGTAGCCGTTGGACTCGCCCGGCTGGAAGACGTGCACGTGCACGCCGATGCCGGGGCCGTCGGGGTCCGCGTCCGGGGCGTTGAAGTCCCGCCACGTGCCGAATCCGGGCGCCGACTCCCAGGCGAGCCGGCCGAGGTTCGCGACGAACCAGCCGCCGTCGAGCGGAACCTGGCCCTCGGGCGTGACCTGCATCTGAGCCTCGCGCATGCGCGGTGTGTACCGCACCTACGTGCGCGCGCCGCGACGGAACCGTCGCGCGCGCACCGCGAGGTGCAGGCCGAGCACGACGTCCTCGTCCTCGAGCGAGACGCCGAGCGCCTCCTCGATCCGGCGCAGGCGCAGGTACAGCGACTGGCGCTCGAGGTGCAGCGCCCGCGCCGCCTCGGCCTTGCGCCCGCCCGCGGCCAGGTAGGCCTCGAGCGTGTCCAGGAGCACGCGGCCCCGCGGGGTGCCGTCGCCCAGGAGCGGGCCGAGCTGCTCGGCCACGAACGCCTCCAGCTCGGGTGTGTCGCGCAGCTCGTGCAGGAGGTCCGTGACGCCCGGGCGCCGCGCGTCGTACCAGCGCCGGACGTCGAGCGCCGTGGCCGCGCCCGCCGAGCGCCGGACCCGCCGCAGGCCCTGGCCCGCCGCCGCCCACGTGTCCGCCGGCCCGCCGACCGCGAGCGCGGCGTCGGCCGGGCCGAGCCCGTGCCGGTCGAGCGCGCCGTGGAACAGGTGGGCGACGTGCTCGACGAGCGCCTCGTCGTAGTCGCGCGAGCCGAGCGCGAGCAGCACGAGCAGGTCGACGTCGCGCGGGCCGAGCAGGACCGCGAGGCCGGTCGACGCGAGCGCGCCGCGCAGATCACCGGACAGTCGCGTCCACGAGATCCCGTCGGCCCCTTCCGAGCGGCCGCGCGTGTAGGCGGGGCGGCGCCAGGCCGCGACCAGCGGCAGCAGCGCGCCGCGGCCGGTGCCCGGGAAGCCGAGCGCCTCGGCGCGACGGCGGGCGTCGGCCTCTTCCACGCGGCCGTCGGCCAGCTCGGACAGGAACGCGCCGCGCGAGCGGGCGCGCAGCTGCTCGTCGTGCTGCTGGGTGAGCAGGTCGATCGCCACCGCGAGCGCCGCGCGCTCGATCGCGACGCGGTCGAAGTCGTCGAGCCGGTGCTCCAGCGAGAGCGCCATCACGCGCCCCCACGAGGAGTCCAGCAGCCGCACGTCCGCGCACAGCACGCCCTCGGCGGTCTCCCCGCGAGCCTCGGCGCGGTGCACGTCGGCCCACGCGGACAGCGCCAGATCGTCACCGGGCGGTCCGCTCACGTAGTAGACGAGCGATCCGCCCGCGTCCTCGAGCACGACCGGGCTCTTCACGGCCGCGCACAGCTCGGCCAGGATCTCGGGCACGCCGCGCCCGCGCAGGATCAGCTCGGTGAAGCGCCGGTGGATCTCCTCGCCGCGGGCGAGCAGCGCGTACTGGGCGTTGATGACCGCCGCGTGCACGGCCTCGGTGATCTCGATGAAGCGCACCGGGCGGTGGAACGCGATCACCGGCACCCCCGCCCGCGCGCAGCCGGCGACGACGGCCGGCGGGACGTCGCGCCACGTGCTCCCGAGCTCCACCGCCAGCGCGGCGACGCCCTGGTCGACCAGCGAGCGCGTCCATGCCGTCTGGTGCACGGGATCGCCCGCCGGGCCCAGTCCCGTCGTCAAGACGAGCTCGCCGCCCTTCAGCAGATCGTCGGGGTCGGGCATCTCGATCACGTGCGCCCAGCGGATCTGGCGGTCCAGAGCGGCATCGCCCACCACCACCTCGGGGAGTGCGCGTCGGACCACCGGCAGTTCGAGCACGTCGGCGAGGCTCAACATGACGTTCTGTCAGTCATGATGGCGGAACATCCGACCCACTGTCCATTGCGACGGCTTGACGCAACCGGAAAGGTGGGCAACGGTCAGAGGAAGGAGCGAGGGTGGCAGCAACGGAGGCCGAGGCCGACATCCATCTGGATGGCGTCAGCAAGCGCTTCGGGGAAATGACGGCGGTCGACGACCTCACGATGTCGATCCCGCGCGGGAGCTTCTACGCCATGCTCGGCCCGTCCGGGTGCGGCAAGACGACGACGCTGCGCATGATCGGCGGGTTCGAGGACCCGACGGCGGGCAAGGTCTACCTCGGCGGCGCCGACGTCACCCAGCACCCGCCGTACAAGCGCGACGTCAACACCGTCTTCCAGTCGTACGCGCTCTTCCCGCACCTGAGCGTCGAGAAGAACGTCGCGTTCGGCCTCGAGCGCAAGAAGATCGGCAAGTCCGAGGCGCTCAAGCGCGCCCACGAGGCGCTCGAGCTGGTGCAGCTCGACCACGTCGGCAAGCGCAAGCCCGCGCAGCTCTCCGGCGGCCAGCAGCAGCGCGTGGCGCTCGCCCGCGCGCTGGTGAACCGACCCCGCGCGCTCCTGCTCGACGAGCCGCTCGGCGCGCTGGACCTGCGCCTGCGCAAGCAGCTGCAGATCGAGCTCAAGCGGATCCAGCAGGACGTCGGCATCACGTTCGTGCACGTGACCCACGATCAGGAGGAGGCCATGAGCATGGCCGACACGATCGCGGTCATGAACGGCGGCAAGATCGAGCAGGCGGGCTCGGCCACCGATCTCTACGAGCGCCCGCGCACCGCGTTCGTCGCCAACTTCCTCGGCATCTCGAACCTGATCGACGCGAAGGTCACCGGCGACCAGCGCGTGACCACGCACGACGGCGCGCAGCTCCATGCGCCCGAGTGCGCCGGGCTCACCGGCGACGTGCGGATCGGCGTGCGCCCGGAGAAGATCACGCTCGTCCCCGCCGGCGAGGCCGTGCCCGACGGGTCGAACGTCCTCAAGGGCAAGATCCTCGTGGCGGCGTTCCTCGGCGTCTCGATCCAGTACGTCATCCAGGCCGCCGGTGGCGAGGAGCTCAACGTGTTCGCGCAGAACTTCAGCGGCTCCGAGCCCGAGGCGCTGGCCGTCGGCCGCGAGGTGCAGCTCGTCTGGCGGCCGGAGCACACGTTCGTGGTGGAACGTGGCTGAGCACACCCGCCGCCGGTTCCTCGGCCGCGGCGGCTCGCTGGCGCTGGCCTACGCGCTCGCGGGCTGCGGGATCGAGGGGACGCTCGAGCAGGCCGAGAAGGCCGCGACGCCGATCCCCGAGATCACCCACAAGAAGGTCCCGATCGGCAACTGGACGTTCTCGAACTGGCCGCTGTACATGGACAAGGCCATCCTCAAGGACTTCGACAAGCAGTTCGGCGGCCACGTCAAGTACGTCGAGGAGATCAACGACAACGACGAGTTCTACGGCAAGGTCCGCCAGCAGCTGCAGTCCGGCACCGCGATCGGGCGCGACATCGTGACGCTGACGGACTACATGGCGGTCAAGTGGGTCCGCAACCGCTACGTCGAGCCGCTCGACAAGAAGAACATGCCGAACGTCGTCAAGAACCTCGTCGACAACCTCAAGTCGGTGCCGTACGACAAGAAGCGCGAGTTCACGGTGCCGTACCAGTCGGGCGCGATCGGGCTCGGGTACAACCCGAAGAAGACCGGCCGCAAGCTCAACTCGGTCAACGACCTGTTCGACCCGGCGTTCAAGGGCCGCGTGACCATGTTCACCGAGCCCTACGACTCGGCCGGCACGACGTTGCTCGGCATGGGCATCGACCCGACGACGGCCAAGATCGACCAGATCCTCGCCGCCATCGACAAGATCGGCAAGGCCGCCGACGCCGGCCAGTTCCGGCGCTTCACCGGCAACGACTACTCGACCGACCTCGCGAAGGGCAACATCTGGGTCGCGCTCGCCTACTCGGGCGATCTCGTCCAGCTGCAGAGCGACAACCCGGAGCTGGAGTTCGTCTACCCCGACGAGGGCGCGATGACCTTCACGGACAACATGATGGTCCCGGCCAAGGCGGAGCACATCTACGCCGCCGAGACGATGATGAACTTCCTGTACGAGCCGGAGATCGCCGCCAAGCTCGCGATCTTCGTCAACTACCTCTCGCCGGTGAAGGGCGTCCAGGAGATCGTCCAGAAGACCGACCCGGACATCGCCGAGAACCCGCTGATCTTCCCGCCGGACGAGATCCGCGCGAAGCTGCATTCCTACCCCGCGCTCTCGGACTCCGACGAGCGGACCATGAAGGAGGCGATGGCGAAGGTGACGGGCGCCTGATGAGCCTCAACACGCGCCGCAAGCTCCTCCCCTGGCTGTTCATCGGCCCCGGCCTGCTGTGGCTGCTGATCTTCTTCCTGTACCCGCTGCTCAACCAGGCGTCCGTGTCGCTGATGACCGGCAACCCCGAGCAGGGCTACGAGCTGACGTGGGCGTTCCACAACTACTGGGACGCGATCTCCGAGTACAAGGAGCAGTTCGGCCGCTCGATCGCCTACGCGGGCATCTCGACGCTGCTGTGCCTGATCATCGGCTTCCCGCTCGCCTACTTCACGGCGTTCCACGCGGGCCGCTGGAAGAGCTTCATCCTGCTGCTGATCATCCTGCCGTTCTTCATGAGCTACGTGCTGCGGACGGTGGCCTGGCAGCTGATCCTGTCCGACGACGGCGCGGTGGTGAGCTTCTTCCAGAAGATCGGGCTCGTCAGCGACGACGGGCGCCTGCTCGCGTCGAGGACCGCCGTGATCGCCGGCATCACCTACAACTTCCTGCCGTTCATGGCGCTGCCGCTGTACGTGGCGCTGGAGAAGATCGACCCGCGCCTGCTGGAGGCGGCGACCGACCTCTACGCGTCACGCGCGACCGCGTTCCGCAAGGTGACCGTGCCGCTGGCGCTGCCGGGCATCTTCGCCGGATCGCTGCTGACGTTCATCCCGGCGTGCGGTGACTTCGTGAACGCCGCGCTGCTCGGCACGCCGCAGCAGTACATGATCGGCAACGTCATCCAGTCGAAGTTCCTGAACATCCTCGACTACCCGCAGGCCGCGGCGCTCAGCTTCACGCTGATGCTGTTCATCCTCGTCGGGATCTTCCTGTACGCGCGGGTGCTCGGCGCCCGCAACCTCACCCAGGCGGCGATCTGATGGCAGTCGAAGCCGCACCCGCCGCCGGGCGGGCCGTCGAGGAAGAGATCGCGGGGCCGCCGACCGGTGGCGGGTCCAAAGGCCGCGACAAGCTCCGCCACGGGCTGCTGGCCCTGTGGTCGGTGCTCGCGCTGCTGTACCTGTTCATCCCGGTCTTCATCGTCGTCCTGTTCTCGTTCAACGACAACCAGGGCCGCTTCAACTTCACCTGGCAGGGCTTCACGCTCCGCCACTGGGCCGACCCGTTCGCGGACCCGGACCTGGCGAAGGCGCTGACCAACAGCGTGGAGATCGCGCTGATCTCGACCGCGATCGCCACGGCGCTCGGCACGTTCATGGCGATGGCGCTCGTCCGCTACCGCTTCCGCGGCCGCAGCACGGTCGACTTCTTCGTGTTCATGCCGCTCTCGTCCCCCGAGGTCGTGCTCGGCGCGGCGCTGCTGGCGATGTTCCTCACGCTCAACATCAACACGGGCTTCGTGACGATCGTGATCGCCCACGTGATGTTCACCGTCTCCTACGTGGTGGTGACCGTGAAGGCCCGATTGGAGGGCATGGACCGCCACATCGAGGAGGCGGCCATGGACCTCGGGGCGACCGAGTGGACCACGTTCCGAAAAGTCACGTTGCCGATGATCGCGCCCGGCGTCGCCGCCGCGGCGATGCTCGCGGCCGCGATCTCGTTCGACGACTACGTCATCACGTCGTTCAACGCCGGCCAGACGCAGACGTTCCCGCTGTT comes from Solirubrobacter pauli and encodes:
- a CDS encoding polyamine ABC transporter substrate-binding protein, which produces MAEHTRRRFLGRGGSLALAYALAGCGIEGTLEQAEKAATPIPEITHKKVPIGNWTFSNWPLYMDKAILKDFDKQFGGHVKYVEEINDNDEFYGKVRQQLQSGTAIGRDIVTLTDYMAVKWVRNRYVEPLDKKNMPNVVKNLVDNLKSVPYDKKREFTVPYQSGAIGLGYNPKKTGRKLNSVNDLFDPAFKGRVTMFTEPYDSAGTTLLGMGIDPTTAKIDQILAAIDKIGKAADAGQFRRFTGNDYSTDLAKGNIWVALAYSGDLVQLQSDNPELEFVYPDEGAMTFTDNMMVPAKAEHIYAAETMMNFLYEPEIAAKLAIFVNYLSPVKGVQEIVQKTDPDIAENPLIFPPDEIRAKLHSYPALSDSDERTMKEAMAKVTGA
- a CDS encoding PucR family transcriptional regulator, with translation MLELPVVRRALPEVVVGDAALDRQIRWAHVIEMPDPDDLLKGGELVLTTGLGPAGDPVHQTAWTRSLVDQGVAALAVELGSTWRDVPPAVVAGCARAGVPVIAFHRPVRFIEITEAVHAAVINAQYALLARGEEIHRRFTELILRGRGVPEILAELCAAVKSPVVLEDAGGSLVYYVSGPPGDDLALSAWADVHRAEARGETAEGVLCADVRLLDSSWGRVMALSLEHRLDDFDRVAIERAALAVAIDLLTQQHDEQLRARSRGAFLSELADGRVEEADARRRAEALGFPGTGRGALLPLVAAWRRPAYTRGRSEGADGISWTRLSGDLRGALASTGLAVLLGPRDVDLLVLLALGSRDYDEALVEHVAHLFHGALDRHGLGPADAALAVGGPADTWAAAGQGLRRVRRSAGAATALDVRRWYDARRPGVTDLLHELRDTPELEAFVAEQLGPLLGDGTPRGRVLLDTLEAYLAAGGRKAEAARALHLERQSLYLRLRRIEEALGVSLEDEDVVLGLHLAVRARRFRRGART
- a CDS encoding NAD(P)/FAD-dependent oxidoreductase, encoding MVHTAHGYWLSEAGPVTPAPVLEGEQHADVVIIGGGYTGMWTAWQLRERGASVRLLEADLCGHGPSGRNGGFCETLWTHFPSLVERFGRDRALELCDASADSVRSIGAWCEAQGVDAWFTPGGYVMASTAPAHDAVLDEILAAAPGDRVRALTEAETRARCDSPRFRRGLLVADDATVQPARLALGLRSKLLDVIRERSRVNALRSGPREVVVETDGGRVRAGAAVLAMNAATRAVPPLRNRLSVTSSHIVLTEPVPDVLDELGWSGGECITDARTFVHYFRTTRDGRIAFGWGGGRLAAGARLHGKVEVDPEVADETHAHLVEMFPQLTGRAVTHAWGGPIDVSPSHLPQIGTLDDGPVHYAFGFTGNGVGPSHLAGRALAALASGESTDLAVTDPSPVRVPSEPFAITGGTMVRRAFLRKERLEEQGGRVDLITRAAVAAPRALGMHVAR
- a CDS encoding CHAP domain-containing protein, coding for MTRWIVLAVLAAVGATLLITWPEVKEETGPQKAASLYGFRCKAPCAYGPSYVAYRASKLFATDVKPGAWEDKPLNPTPSIGAIADFGDGHVAFVEDVLSSGAIEISELSERTLTRRTVTLDDGWPRGFRLVGARPAPGPDDGTPPTGDLSDI
- a CDS encoding ABC transporter permease, producing the protein MSLNTRRKLLPWLFIGPGLLWLLIFFLYPLLNQASVSLMTGNPEQGYELTWAFHNYWDAISEYKEQFGRSIAYAGISTLLCLIIGFPLAYFTAFHAGRWKSFILLLIILPFFMSYVLRTVAWQLILSDDGAVVSFFQKIGLVSDDGRLLASRTAVIAGITYNFLPFMALPLYVALEKIDPRLLEAATDLYASRATAFRKVTVPLALPGIFAGSLLTFIPACGDFVNAALLGTPQQYMIGNVIQSKFLNILDYPQAAALSFTLMLFILVGIFLYARVLGARNLTQAAI
- a CDS encoding cupin domain-containing protein, whose protein sequence is MREAQMQVTPEGQVPLDGGWFVANLGRLAWESAPGFGTWRDFNAPDADPDGPGIGVHVHVFQPGESNGYYHEEDAQEGFLVLSGECVAVVEGEERRMRQWDYFHSPPGTAHITVGAGDEPCAILMFGSPDPRRAVTWIANATAARYGASVERTTTRDSEAYGDLPAVRRVPARRPFGPS
- a CDS encoding ABC transporter ATP-binding protein, whose amino-acid sequence is MAATEAEADIHLDGVSKRFGEMTAVDDLTMSIPRGSFYAMLGPSGCGKTTTLRMIGGFEDPTAGKVYLGGADVTQHPPYKRDVNTVFQSYALFPHLSVEKNVAFGLERKKIGKSEALKRAHEALELVQLDHVGKRKPAQLSGGQQQRVALARALVNRPRALLLDEPLGALDLRLRKQLQIELKRIQQDVGITFVHVTHDQEEAMSMADTIAVMNGGKIEQAGSATDLYERPRTAFVANFLGISNLIDAKVTGDQRVTTHDGAQLHAPECAGLTGDVRIGVRPEKITLVPAGEAVPDGSNVLKGKILVAAFLGVSIQYVIQAAGGEELNVFAQNFSGSEPEALAVGREVQLVWRPEHTFVVERG
- a CDS encoding aspartate aminotransferase family protein; its protein translation is MTAPETVGFDSLQEQAHRHLLMHFTRNGAFGPGGKPLLVLERGEGSYVFDTEGKRYFDGLSSLFCCQIGYSYGEEMASVASAQMSTLAFNTNWATAHPPSIKLAAALAERAPGDLNRVFFTNGGSESVEAAWKIVRQHYLAKGEPQRVKAIAREIAYHGVTLGALSFTGVRPMKEPFGAAPIPVTRIANTNAYRDPEAQDEAAFTRRLLEDAERTIVEAGPETVAMLIAEPVQNAGGCLVPPEGYWPGLRALCDKYGIALVADEVITGFGRIGEWFASARYGVAPDLITCAKGITSAYAPMGAVLVSDKIAEPLYEDGRMLMHGITFAGHPVASAVALRNLEIFERDGVLENVRALEPYIGELLEGIKQRVPMVGDVRGAGFFWALELVRDAEASRFSAEEREKLLRGFLSGRLLEEGLIARPDDRGDAVLHLAPPLTSTREELEEMAAKTEAVLADASQRFYVG
- a CDS encoding ABC transporter permease, which codes for MAVEAAPAAGRAVEEEIAGPPTGGGSKGRDKLRHGLLALWSVLALLYLFIPVFIVVLFSFNDNQGRFNFTWQGFTLRHWADPFADPDLAKALTNSVEIALISTAIATALGTFMAMALVRYRFRGRSTVDFFVFMPLSSPEVVLGAALLAMFLTLNINTGFVTIVIAHVMFTVSYVVVTVKARLEGMDRHIEEAAMDLGATEWTTFRKVTLPMIAPGVAAAAMLAAAISFDDYVITSFNAGQTQTFPLFIFGATRQGVPAEVNVLATMLLIVVLGLMGVNLLIQRALARRDSKRTD